One Scomber japonicus isolate fScoJap1 chromosome 1, fScoJap1.pri, whole genome shotgun sequence DNA window includes the following coding sequences:
- the si:dkey-148a17.6 gene encoding leukotriene B4 receptor 1 encodes MNHSAELSSSEEMAPEEFDGGTAVACVILGLSFLVGAPGNLLVIWTILRHVKQRSHTVVLILHLAIADLLVLITLPLWIYSLAQSWVFGEVSCKAMVYMINACMYSSVFFITLMSVERFVAVRYPFASADWKRKKALSKVLLALWTAAFLFSIPVIPTQVVGKSDDSAEEHCLYREYTSTTQEWVCVLLETLVGYVLPFSILVVCYGCLCSRITQMTFKSKRKSTVLIASVVVVFAICWTPHHIGNILSLIILALGDSPNADRLESARATMTFIAGAMVFISSTVNPLLYMFAARSFRSSLRDTGIQKLFRHISSTSPGEGNRELTFVSKRQSNQTNSSQCVTESKDQMDILIKMCENNPS; translated from the coding sequence ATGAACCACTCAGCTGAGCTGTCTTCTTCAGAGGAAATGGCTCCTGAGGAGTTTGACGGTGGGACAGCAGTGGCTTGTGTGATCCTGGGTCTATCCTTCCTGGTTGGGGCTCCGGGAAACCTGTTGGTGATCTGGACTATCCTGAGACATGTCAAGCAGCGTTCCCACACTGTGGTGCTCATCTTGCATCTGGCTATTGCAGACCTGCTGGTTCTTATCACCCTGCCATTGTGGATCTACTCCCTGGCCCAATCATGGGTGTTTGGGGAAGTCTCCTGCAAAGCCATGGTGTACATGATCAACGCCTGTATGTACAGCAGCGTATTTTTCATTACTCTCATGAGTGTGGAGCGTTTTGTTGCTGTGCGTTATCCCTTTGCCTCAGCTGactggaagagaaaaaaagcactgAGTAAAGTACTGCTGGCCTTGTGGACTGCAGCCTTTTTGTTCAGCATACCTGTCATCCCAACCCAGGTTGTAGGTAAATCAGATGATTCTGCTGAGGAGCATTGTCTGTACAGGGAGTACACCTCGACGACCCaggagtgggtgtgtgtgctgCTCGAGACACTGGTTGGCTATGTCTTACCCTTCTCCATCCTAGTGGTCTGCTATGGCTGCCTGTGCAGCCGAATTACTCAGATGACCTTCAAGTCCAAGCGCAAGTCTACAGTCCTGATCGCCAGTGTGGTTGTGGTATTTGCCATTTGTTGGACGCCTCATCACATAGGAAATATCCTCTCACTCATCATCCTGGCCCTTGGGGACTCCCCCAATGCAGACAGGTTGGAGAGTGCCAGGGCTACCATGACCTTCATCGCTGGAGccatggtcttcatcagcagcACTGTAAATCCCCTTCTCTACATGTTTGCAGCTCGCTCCTTCCGGAGCTCCCTGCGGGACACCGGCATCCAGAAGCTCTTCCGCCATATCTCCAGCACCTCCCCAGGTGAGGGCAACAGAGAGTTGACCTTTGTGTCCAAGAGACAGAGCAATCAGACCAACAGTTCTCAGTGTGTTACTGAATCAAAAGACCAAATGgacatattaataaaaatgtgtgaaaataacCCATCCTAA